The Haloplanus salinarum genome includes a region encoding these proteins:
- the mce gene encoding methylmalonyl-CoA epimerase, with the protein MRFDHLGVATRDVDRFADLFGGLLDVPVAHRERFDGLDVSFLDLGNGYLELLEPTDDAGPVARSLERDGPGIHHVAFETADLAAALDAARAHGVELVDEEPRPGAWGHRVAFLHPESTGGVLVEFVEGE; encoded by the coding sequence ATGCGCTTCGATCACCTCGGCGTCGCCACGCGGGACGTCGACCGGTTCGCCGACCTGTTCGGGGGCCTCCTCGACGTTCCCGTGGCCCACCGCGAGCGGTTCGACGGCCTCGATGTGAGCTTCCTCGACCTGGGGAACGGCTATCTGGAACTGCTCGAACCGACCGACGACGCGGGACCGGTCGCCCGCTCGCTGGAGCGTGACGGCCCCGGCATCCACCACGTCGCCTTCGAGACGGCGGATTTGGCCGCCGCGCTCGACGCGGCGCGGGCACACGGCGTCGAACTCGTCGACGAGGAACCCCGGCCGGGCGCCTGGGGCCACCGGGTCGCCTTCCTCCACCCCGAATCGACCGGTGGCGTCCTCGTGGAGTTCGTCGAGGGCGAATGA
- a CDS encoding MFS transporter, whose product MFGSTLDAVRGFRRPVYAVAGGRLINVFGSGLVYPFASIHFHLQVGLPLSVVGLGLLANNVATATGTAVGGYLADRYGRRPVMVGSMALSAFTLAAYALVATGAGFVAVATAAGLTTGLYAPASQAMIADLTDAGERERGYGLLKVASNVGFGSGFVVGGVLYEFADTAVFVADGLTSAVVAVVLLAALPRVHEGRGAATLSESVGDWRRAISQRRLLALAGLNVGFAVMYAQMQATVPVVASETLGLDSAEIGTLYVLNPLVLVVFQMPVLAAVSGWRRTRGLVASTAFWAVSFLAVVAVDWTPTLLAAVGVGSTARGTTLLGVGLLAAFLVLRTVGEVLHSPLVTSLASDLGHADERGSRLSLIEVAKRLGMGGGAALGGAFFDFGLAALLWPTLIVGCVGLAVGVFALERRVSAAENGVAGYSSD is encoded by the coding sequence GTGTTCGGATCGACGCTCGACGCCGTCCGTGGCTTCCGGCGGCCGGTCTACGCCGTGGCCGGGGGGCGTCTCATCAACGTCTTCGGATCGGGGCTGGTCTACCCCTTCGCGAGCATCCACTTCCACCTGCAGGTGGGGCTCCCGCTGAGCGTCGTCGGCCTGGGCCTGCTCGCGAACAACGTCGCCACGGCGACGGGGACGGCCGTCGGCGGCTACCTCGCCGACCGCTACGGCCGGCGGCCGGTGATGGTCGGGAGCATGGCCCTCTCGGCGTTCACGCTCGCGGCGTACGCCCTCGTCGCCACGGGCGCGGGGTTCGTCGCCGTCGCGACGGCCGCGGGTCTGACGACGGGGCTGTACGCCCCCGCGAGTCAGGCGATGATCGCGGATCTCACGGACGCGGGGGAACGCGAGCGCGGCTACGGCCTCCTGAAGGTCGCCAGCAACGTCGGCTTCGGCTCCGGGTTCGTCGTCGGCGGCGTGCTCTACGAGTTCGCCGACACGGCCGTCTTCGTCGCCGACGGCCTCACCTCCGCCGTCGTCGCCGTCGTCCTCCTCGCCGCCCTCCCGCGGGTCCACGAGGGACGAGGGGCCGCCACCCTCTCGGAGAGCGTCGGCGACTGGAGGCGGGCCATCTCCCAGCGCCGACTCCTCGCGCTCGCCGGTCTCAACGTCGGGTTCGCGGTCATGTACGCCCAGATGCAGGCGACGGTACCCGTCGTCGCCAGCGAGACGCTCGGGCTCGACTCCGCGGAGATCGGTACGCTCTACGTCCTCAACCCGCTCGTCCTCGTCGTCTTCCAGATGCCGGTGCTGGCCGCCGTCTCGGGGTGGCGACGGACGCGCGGCCTCGTCGCGTCGACGGCCTTCTGGGCGGTCAGCTTCCTCGCCGTCGTGGCCGTCGACTGGACGCCCACCCTCCTCGCGGCCGTCGGCGTCGGGTCGACCGCGCGGGGAACGACGCTCCTCGGCGTCGGCTTGCTCGCGGCCTTCCTCGTCCTCCGGACCGTCGGCGAGGTGCTGCACTCGCCGCTGGTCACGTCGCTGGCGAGCGACCTGGGCCACGCGGACGAGCGGGGGTCGCGGCTCTCGCTGATCGAGGTCGCCAAGCGCCTGGGGATGGGCGGCGGCGCCGCCCTCGGGGGCGCCTTCTTCGATTTCGGCCTCGCCGCCCTGCTGTGGCCGACGCTGATCGTCGGCTGTGTGGGCCTGGCCGTCGGGGTGTTCGCGCTCGAACGCCGCGTCTCGGCCGCCGAGAACGGCGTCGCCGGCTATAGTAGCGATTGA
- the menE gene encoding o-succinylbenzoate--CoA ligase, with protein sequence MNDPLDYRVDVSPDATALVDADADERWTVADLDSAVERTAGRLAALGVRPGDRLAVVLPPRVATVRVLHAALRLGAVTVPLGHRLTSAELATNLDRAAATTVICAATTADRAVAAAEEAGGVPVVSVDDATTEGVTALDARTPDAVVPHDWALDATVLIPFTSGTTGDPKGVRLTLRNLLASAAASAVRLGLDRAETWHVALPLHHVGGLTPTFRMPLYGMTVVLRESFDAAAVADDFERYDVTATSLVPTTLDRLLDATSGSLGDSLRAVLLGGAPATEATLDRCADRDVPVFPTYGMTETASQIATATPAEAREYPGTVGRPLLWTEVTVRGDDGEVRPPGEVGELVVDGPTVTPGYLGDSGGDALGTDGLRTGDVGYRDADGRLWVIGRVDDRIVTGGENVAPAEVAERLRTHPDVADAAVVGVPDEEWGERVAALVVPRGDADPSAAELDAHCRESLAGYKVPRTIRFAASIPRTDSGTVRREAVRERLREYSSD encoded by the coding sequence ATGAACGATCCGCTCGACTACCGGGTCGACGTGAGCCCGGACGCGACGGCGCTCGTCGACGCCGACGCCGACGAGCGGTGGACGGTCGCCGACCTCGATTCGGCCGTGGAGCGGACCGCCGGTCGCCTCGCGGCGCTCGGCGTCCGTCCCGGCGACCGCCTCGCTGTCGTGCTCCCGCCCCGCGTGGCCACCGTCCGGGTGCTCCACGCGGCGCTCCGCCTGGGCGCCGTCACCGTCCCCCTCGGCCACCGGCTTACGTCCGCCGAACTCGCCACCAACCTGGACCGGGCGGCGGCGACGACCGTGATCTGTGCGGCGACGACGGCCGACCGGGCGGTCGCGGCGGCCGAGGAGGCCGGCGGCGTCCCCGTGGTCTCCGTCGACGACGCGACGACCGAGGGCGTGACCGCGCTCGACGCCCGCACCCCGGACGCCGTCGTCCCGCACGACTGGGCGCTCGACGCGACGGTCCTGATCCCGTTCACCTCCGGGACGACGGGCGATCCGAAGGGTGTGCGATTGACCCTCCGGAACCTCCTGGCGAGCGCCGCCGCCTCCGCCGTCCGCCTCGGCCTCGACCGCGCGGAGACGTGGCACGTCGCGCTCCCCCTGCACCACGTCGGCGGCCTCACGCCCACCTTCAGGATGCCGCTGTACGGCATGACGGTCGTGCTCCGGGAGTCGTTCGACGCCGCGGCCGTCGCCGACGACTTCGAGCGCTACGACGTGACCGCCACGTCGCTGGTGCCGACGACGCTCGACCGACTGCTCGACGCGACGTCGGGGTCGCTCGGGGACTCCCTCCGTGCGGTCCTGCTCGGGGGTGCGCCCGCCACCGAGGCGACGCTCGACCGGTGTGCGGATCGGGACGTCCCGGTCTTCCCCACCTACGGCATGACCGAGACGGCGTCACAGATCGCGACGGCGACGCCGGCCGAGGCACGTGAGTATCCGGGGACCGTCGGCCGGCCGCTGCTCTGGACCGAGGTGACCGTCCGCGGCGACGACGGCGAGGTGCGGCCGCCCGGCGAGGTGGGCGAACTCGTCGTCGACGGGCCGACGGTGACGCCGGGCTACCTCGGCGACAGCGGGGGTGACGCGCTCGGTACCGACGGCCTGCGGACCGGCGACGTGGGCTACCGCGACGCCGACGGCCGCCTGTGGGTTATCGGGCGGGTCGACGACCGGATCGTCACCGGCGGGGAGAACGTCGCCCCCGCCGAGGTGGCCGAGCGGCTTCGGACCCACCCCGACGTGGCCGACGCGGCGGTCGTGGGCGTCCCCGACGAGGAGTGGGGGGAGCGCGTCGCCGCGCTGGTCGTCCCCCGCGGGGATGCCGACCCCTCGGCGGCCGAACTCGACGCCCACTGCCGGGAGTCGCTGGCGGGGTACAAGGTCCCGCGGACGATCCGGTTCGCGGCGTCGATCCCGCGAACCGACTCGGGGACCGTCCGCCGCGAGGCGGTGCGGGAGCGGTTGCGGGAGTATAGTAGCGATTGA